One Dioscorea cayenensis subsp. rotundata cultivar TDr96_F1 chromosome 19, TDr96_F1_v2_PseudoChromosome.rev07_lg8_w22 25.fasta, whole genome shotgun sequence genomic window, ttctacatGTAAGGGCACTAGTTTCATTGTGATTCTATTGCTATCATGATGCAACTAAACTTAGGTTTAGGATTTCTTATCAAGTCAACTTTCTCTAATCCCTCATGTTGTTTCAATAATAGTTAAGTGAACTTGGCCAAGTTTCCTCTACATCCTAAAATAATAGAAGACATGACTTATTTCATGCAGTCACTATCAACTGCTGATTTTTTGTGAGATGCCAGAATATTCAGCTCAAGATGTTTGCTAATGTTGAATAGATAAAACAATTGAAGGAAACTTAAACAGAatgatgcaaataaataaaataaactgcaATTTCCAAGTAAAAAAGGTTGATTGCGATCTAGATATGAAAGTCATTATTCTATGGACTTCATTGCTCAAatcattcatataaaaaaaaggagtatACTTGAGGAAGCTTCATTGTATGCAGTCCTCTTCATGACAATATTGAAACATCCGAAATGATTCAGTGTTGATCAAGGCTAGGAGATCACCTAACCCCCACATACACAAAAACTACAAGGAAATACCTAGCCATTATCGACAGTGGTTCAAAAAAATTAGGAGTGATAATCAAGGGTCCACCGTCcatatcatttttcttttatgcttctaagaaaaccAAATATGCTAAGAATCTGTTTGGCATCGAAGTTAGAGTCTCCATCAATCTATTTAAACAGCCTCAGGAAACATTTTGAATGTCTTAACTATTACCTGACAATCTCAATAGAATACTACTATAATAGTGCAAAAGGTCAAAAAACTTGTTCCCCAAAAATTTAAGTTCTGGGTGTTGTGGGCCTAAGTCCAAAAAATTGCTGATTTTGATTCAGTGTTGGGTCAGTTTCAAATCAACTTAACCAATTCCCAGTCCAAAATCTAAAGGGCAAGACTTTGAATTAACTGCTACATGTAAAATATGGTACACATCAATGTCAATGCAACAATACGTGTTGTAAATAACTTAATGATATAGGTTATTCTACAGATTAAAATTTACCAAACCGTTTGACAAATTTACCTGGTATTCATTAGAAGGCGATTACTTGAATAGATGAAGAAGCTCCCCGCTAAGCTAAGCTGCTTACTGCAAGAACAATGACTGAATTAAGGATACCATCAATGAGGCTCTTCCTGATTGACTCATAAAGAAAATTGgttaatatcaaatattttccTCCATGGTAACtctctaattaaaaaaagattactGGAAACAATAGGTTGAAATAAAAAGCAGTACAAGCAACAGAACCCTATATTTGACAGAAGAAAACCATTCCGTAATAACGCATCGTAAGCATCAAGCAAGCTGGCATTCTTGTCATGCGTGCCTGGTTAGGTCTGATGCTTGTTTAAGGTTTTCAACAATCATATGCAGTTCAGAACACAACTGAGATACTTTGGGTTCATTCCAAAACAGTTGAACCTTCTGCATAAGTAATCTACAAGGATGGTCTTGAGGGAGAGGAAGTTCCTCTGGTAATGGAGGAACAAGGAATGGGTGCCGAAGTAGCTCAGGTATCCGCCACCTCTCATTCCGGTCCCATGCAAGACATCTACGCATCAGATCAATGAGCCATGGGTTGGAGACTGGCTCATATACAATTTCGTGGTTCCTATCTGTTATGACTTTAAACTTGGCCCAGAAGGTCTTATATTCTGCAAATGGTGTCTTACCATAAACCATTTGGTAGAGGATGCAACCAAGGGACCAGATATCTGAAGGACGTCCACACTTGATAGTGTTTCCATTTGCATCATGTTCATTCCACATGAATGCCTCTGGAGACATGTAGTTCAGTGTGCCAACCTGCAGTTTAGTAACATGAAATGACAAACTACAACAGTTAATTCTACAAGACATTTGTCAATATATTTGTGTAAAGCCAAAACGTGTATAAAATGTTTAGAATATGAGACCTGTGCATCACGCTGGATGTTGGTTGTATCACTCAAGATGGCTTTAGCAATGCCAAAGTCAATAAGCTTCAATGAGCCTCTAACAAGTAGAAAATTTGCAGGTTTCAGGTCTGAGTGCACAATACGCTCCTCGTGTATAGTGTTCACAGCTTCAAGCATTTGCTGCACAAGGTTCAAACTGTTTAATGACGTGAAAGGGAAATAAATAACAGCTAAAATATCATCCCTTCGTTCAAGGTGAAATAGTGTAACATGCCCATTCAGAACTCAGAAGTCAAGGATCTCAACTGGGCTTGCTAAAGAAGACATACTACCACTTGGTGCTTGTGTTATAGCTCCAATAGCAAAGGCACCCTACTCTAATTCTTAGTGTTGGTCTTATCGtgtgaaatttaatttataaatgtcAGGTATATGTGCAGAGCCTAACTGAgaaaaaagcttcacaaaaatttaaaatattaccaCAAACATGCCTTTTGCTACTGCATGTCTGCAGTTCGCATTTGCTGATCCAATAATTCCACACTAAAATGAAATCGTCACAGTAGCCAACAAAGATAATCTAATTAGCCATCCACAAGACACGATCGCTGGCAAGCAACTTCTAGTTTTCACCCATATGTTCACCTAATGGTTCCCCACTTCTATTGATAACACAAAAAAtccttcaaaaacaaaattaagcaaAGTGAAAAAGACCTGCCAGTAAAATCGCAGCCAATTCTCATCCAATCTCCAGTTTGAGCTATCCATCTCTTTCCACTTTTGTGAAAGCATGTGGGCCAGATCAATTTCTCCATATTCAAGCACCATATAGATGTGCTCATCATCCTTAATCCTCCCCTCCTTTACCGTCATGCTGCCATTCACAACCTCCATAAGCAAAGTTTTGTCTGTGACCTAGTTTACATTGAACATTAGAAGTATTAGCGGCACGCAGAGCAAAACTAATTACATTTCACAATTGTTATGAATAGCTGAATTTCAGACAATATGGTGAAGTTCAAAGAAGAACGAATATATCTCGAATTCAAAGAGATTATGCAAACTCATATACTCATTTGCAGGGTTCTGTTTGCCTATTTTTGGCACtgacaataattaattaattagaagaCAACTTCAAGAACAAAAACATATCTCAACATTTTCCCATGGCAACAAGATAATAAACTGTTCGTAAAATATGATGCCAATGAGAAGATAATAAATCCAACCACCAGCTATTGGCCCTTGTTTCCGGAGGCATTTCTCTCAAAAGTTAAGATTACTACCACAACACAGAAATACATTTATCAAAAAAAGCTACACTAACATAGTTCAAACATGAGATCTTACACCTCAAAGAATGTTAATAGTCACTCCTAACCATAGACACACCTTTTGAGACAACCAAATGGCTGCAAGAAGATATTCATAGTATTATtgccattattattatataatagaAGAATGAAAAGGAACTACTGCAAAACTGCGCTTCAAGTGGCAATGAGGGGAATAAATGACATATGTTCTTGTTTTATGGTACTACACATAATGATCCTGATGAAATGGACAACTCAATATCAATGTGGTTAGTAATATTGCAACTTACAGAGTGTATTGTTTGATATGACACTTCTAAATTTAAAGACATGACACATAAAACTTCACTTCTAAGTGATACATTTTTCCGTGAAAGAATTCAGTTCTAGTTATGTTCTATTGCAAGAAGATATTGATTATCAATGGGCTCAAACACAGAAAAGAGCATACCTCCATAAATATGGAAACAAATCACAGTTTAAAATTCTAGATTCTAAGAAATTTTATGCAATGTAGTTGTTCAAATATCAATATAATACATAATTTTCTACCAGATCTAGTAGATACCAACAAACAAAGTCTATCTATTAATCATGCAGAAACCTACCAATTGTCTAAAGCAGTCGCACAAATGTATGAAAACTTAAGAAAATTCTCCTAACAGTTGTTAAAGTCAAGCTGCAGTCTTTTTTGAACTCTTAAAACCCTAcatgggatagatgcaaatcaccaaattgattttttaatcagTAGTCTAAATGAACAATTTTAGAAAATGATGTACACAGCTTAAGAACATGCACCTCATAGTCAATCagttggatgatattgttttttcCCTTCAACTTGTTCAAATACTCTATCTCCTGACAAAATCCATATGCAGTTGGGTAATCACGACCCTTAAGTTTGATCTTCTTAAGAGCATATATACTTCGGTCGGCTGATATTACTTTGTGAACTTCACTGCTCCCTCCGCTGCCTATTTTACCAAGCTTTTGATAGAGCTTTCCATTAACTTTGAAGAAAACATCTGGATCATACTTCTTTTTACGAGAGACCTTTTCAACTTTGCTTGATTGAGAAGGTTCTAGATCCACATGTGAGGATGGGTTACCTCCCCCAGGAACTAGAGATTGGGAGCATTTACCAGAATCAGTTCCACCTTTCTCTTTAATGCTGTTACCCATATGAAGAGCCTGATGTTGATGCTGAAGAGCCTCACCTACGTTCTTTAAACTCCCTTGTCCCTCTTGAAGGCCATAATCCTGGAAAGCTGAAGAGTTCTCCACAGCAGATGATGACATTTGAGTTGGAAAGGCAGTTTGTCCACCCAAAGGAGCATGTGTCCCCTGGTATGTTGGGCAGGAGTGCACTGACATCGTAGTGGCATTTGAGGCGCCTACAACTGAAGACCGAGTTATTGGAGCCACAAAGTGATGACTATCCCTTGGTTCATTATGTCTCACTAAATCCTGTTCACTCACAGCTGTTTCTGTTGTTCAAACTGCCTCCCTCCTCCCTCTGTCAATGCAAGAGAATTCAAATAAGATGAAATGTCATCCATTCTAATATGAGTTTTTCAGCCATGCATCAGCACCTGCATGAATGTAGCCTAAGATAGATAAATAACTATACACCAAGCAAGCACACATTAGCTTATCACAAAAACCAAAGCCACATACAATAGAACATAATGAGCAATGGACAAACTATCTAACTCTCATGCTTACTCTAACAAGTTGGACCTGAACAGCATAAAGTCTGAGACAAATCTCACATAAACAATAAGCAAGTACACATGAGTCAGCAGTAAAATCAAAGccatataaacaattaaaacatagagaagaaatgaaaatttatctAAAACTTCTGCTTACTCTGAAAAGCTGAAACTGAACCAGCATCCCCAAGAGAAGAGGACTGTTGCTTCTTTGAGACATCCACTGCTAAGGCCTCTCTCTGAACAGCCCGTAAAGCAGGATCACTGTTCTGTATAGCAAACAAGTTCATGTTCTCATCATTTGCAGCAGTTATAGTTCCCGTTATTGATGGAGGGGTAAGGGA contains:
- the LOC120283600 gene encoding serine/threonine-protein kinase MPS1, with amino-acid sequence MSVHSCPTYQGTHAPLGGQTAFPTQMSSSAVENSSAFQDYGLQEGQGSLKNVGEALQHQHQALHMGNSIKEKGGTDSGKCSQSLVPGGGNPSSHVDLEPSQSSKVEKVSRKKKYDPDVFFKVNGKLYQKLGKIGSGGSSEVHKVISADRSIYALKKIKLKGRDYPTAYGFCQEIEYLNKLKGKNNIIQLIDYEVTDKTLLMEVVNGSMTVKEGRIKDDEHIYMVLEYGEIDLAHMLSQKWKEMDSSNWRLDENWLRFYWQQMLEAVNTIHEERIVHSDLKPANFLLVRGSLKLIDFGIAKAILSDTTNIQRDAQVGTLNYMSPEAFMWNEHDANGNTIKCGRPSDIWSLGCILYQMVYGKTPFAEYKTFWAKFKVITDRNHEIVYEPVSNPWLIDLMRRCLAWDRNERWRIPELLRHPFLVPPLPEELPLPQDHPCRLLMQKVQLFWNEPKVSQLCSELHMIVENLKQASDLTRHA